Below is a window of Desulfosoma caldarium DNA.
GAGAAGGAAAATGATGACGGCACAGAAAAAAAAGACCGGGATCCTGAACAATGAGCGCGTCCACACCGAGGTCTGAAAGGGCCTGCAGGGTGTCCATCACAGAGGGGATTTCTTGACCCGTGACGACGCTGTTCAGAGCCACGTAGACTGCCACACCTCGACGGTGCGTGAAAGGAAGAAGCCGGGCCAGATCGTCCAGAGTGAAATTGACGGCGTGAGCGCGAGCACTGAAGTTTTTTAGGCCGAGGTAGATGGCATCTGCGCCGTTTTCTACGGCAGCCCACAGCGCTTCCCAGTGTCCTGCCGGAGCCAACAGTTCGGGCAAGACGCTTCCGCTTCCATGGAGTGTTCGGGGCTTTTTCGGCATGAGTTCTGCCATCTCCTTGCAGCCTTTCATGCCACGGGGTCGCTCCATGTTTGAAGCCGTTCGATTAAGACCATCAGGGCCGTCACGGAAGCTTCCATGAGCTGGCGACCCTTTTCTGCGGAGGCCGCCTTGGGGTTTCCCCAGACCCCCGAGGGCCAATAGGACCTCTTATGACGCACAAGAATATGATCGGGAAAGCTGGGATGGGCTTCGTCCGCTGTTCCCTGGACCCACTGAGGGTGCAAATGGAGCATGAGAGACGTTTCCACTTCACCGGCGTGAGAGTCGTTGGGGGTCTCCTGAAGGTGTGTCCAGGCTTTGCGGCCTATGTCCAGCACGGAACAGACGGCCAGGCGCAAGTCCGAAAACCGATGCATGAGTTCTTCGCCGGCGTCCACCAGCGTCGCCATGTGGGTTCCTCCCGCGTGGCCGCTTAGGATGAGCGCATTTCTCATCCCTTGGTGATAAAAGCCTTTCACCACATCCTGAATGAGGGCATGAAGCGTGCGTGACCGAAGGCTCACGGTACCCGGGTGTTCACTAGAACTTCGGCACAATCCATACCACAATGGAGGTGCCGACCAGACGGGCATGCGGCGGGCCACGGCATTGGCGAGGGCCACCGCATGAAGCGTGTCGGTGCCCAGAGGAAGATGCGGCCCGTGTTCTTCCACGGAACCGCATGGAATAATGACAGTACGAATCTTCTGCCGTTCCTTTTCAAAAAACTCCATCGTACATTCTTCCAGAACAGGCACAGCCTCCTCCGAATCGTAAAGTTGTTTTCCACCCCTTTTAGTGAGCACACCATCCTTATCCCGATCCACACATCGGAAGCAAGTGGCATGGACGCCGCAAGACTCGTTCAAACACTTTTATAATGTGAGAGCTGGGGGGTTATCATGCAATGCTCCAGGTGGGTGCAGGACCGGTGATGCGCAGTGCCCGTGGGCCGCGCGCCTTTCTATTGACCTTTTAAGGCCAAAAAAGTTAAAGGAAGACCATTCTGGACCGTGAGTAAATTTTTCGGGAAAGAAACATGGAACAAACCACCAGCCAAGGACTCACCAGCGAGCTCTACAAGACCATCATCGCGATCGTCGATGAGCGAGTCCGCGAAATCCGCGTCACTCGAGAGGGCTTCGACGACCTCAAACAAGT
It encodes the following:
- a CDS encoding creatininase family protein, with the translated sequence MEFFEKERQKIRTVIIPCGSVEEHGPHLPLGTDTLHAVALANAVARRMPVWSAPPLWYGLCRSSSEHPGTVSLRSRTLHALIQDVVKGFYHQGMRNALILSGHAGGTHMATLVDAGEELMHRFSDLRLAVCSVLDIGRKAWTHLQETPNDSHAGEVETSLMLHLHPQWVQGTADEAHPSFPDHILVRHKRSYWPSGVWGNPKAASAEKGRQLMEASVTALMVLIERLQTWSDPVA